The following are encoded in a window of Candidatus Fluviicola riflensis genomic DNA:
- a CDS encoding carotene hydroxylase gives MFWWGPFVLIAAFCAMEFMAWVTHRFVMHGPMWFFHADHHVEKPGFFERNDVFFLIYAIPSWLCIMLGMMANNYFPVWAGYGIAAYGFAYFMIHDVYIHRRFKWLRDIDHPYFMAIRKAHKVHHKHLGKARGECFGMLIVPRKYYTEAKTVFRRKYSKA, from the coding sequence ATGTTTTGGTGGGGGCCTTTTGTATTAATTGCTGCGTTCTGTGCGATGGAATTCATGGCGTGGGTAACGCACCGGTTTGTGATGCATGGCCCTATGTGGTTTTTTCATGCCGACCATCATGTGGAAAAGCCCGGATTTTTCGAACGAAATGATGTGTTTTTCCTAATTTATGCCATTCCGTCTTGGTTGTGCATCATGCTTGGTATGATGGCAAATAACTACTTTCCCGTTTGGGCTGGCTATGGCATTGCAGCTTATGGCTTTGCTTATTTCATGATTCACGATGTATACATTCACCGGCGGTTTAAATGGTTACGCGACATTGATCATCCTTATTTTATGGCGATCAGAAAAGCACACAAAGTACACCACAAACACCTCGGAAAAGCACGCGGCGAATGCTTCGGAATGCTGATTGTTCCACGAAAATATTACACAGAAGCGAAAACCGTTTTTCGCCGTAAATACAGCAAAGCATGA
- the glmS gene encoding glutamine--fructose-6-phosphate transaminase (isomerizing), translated as MCGIVAYIGKKEAYPIIIKGLKRLEYRGYDSAGVALLNNGGINMYKRQGKVSNLEEFAQSQDVSGFAGIGHTRWATHGPPNDINAHPHMSESGHIALIHNGIIENYNSLREELKSRGYVFKSQTDTEVLVHLIDDIQKQEQVTLVEAVRLALLSVIGAYAIVVLSKENPNQLIAARKSSPLVVGIGKDNDFFLASDATPIIEYTNQVVYLEDEEIAIVDLNEGLKIINIDHNLEKTPYVQALELQLEALEKGGYEHFMLKEIHEQPRSIRDCFRGRLNATEGWVSLGGVKDYEQKMIQAQRIVMVACGTSWHACLVGEYLLEDLARINVEVEYASEFRYRNPIIGENDIVIAVSQSGETADTLAALELAKSKGATILGICNVVGSSISRITDAGSYTHAGPEIGVASTKAFTAQVTVLTLLALSLAHKKGTISETKFRTMLSELEAIPEKVKRVLERNNDIEAIAAIYKDATNALYLGRGSSFPVALEGALKLKEISYIHAEGYPAAEMKHGPIALIDEEMPVFVIATKGTSYEKVVSNIQEVKARKGKIIAIVTEGDVDVKAMADHVIEIPDTDEHLVPLLATVPLQLLSYHIAVMRGCNVDQPRNLAKSVTVE; from the coding sequence ATGTGTGGCATTGTAGCATATATTGGTAAAAAAGAAGCTTATCCGATTATCATCAAAGGTTTAAAACGCCTTGAATACCGCGGATACGATAGTGCCGGAGTGGCGTTGTTGAATAATGGCGGTATCAATATGTATAAACGACAAGGTAAAGTTTCGAACCTCGAAGAATTTGCACAATCACAGGATGTGAGCGGTTTTGCCGGAATTGGCCACACGCGTTGGGCAACTCACGGTCCGCCAAATGATATCAATGCGCACCCGCACATGTCTGAATCAGGTCATATCGCGCTGATCCACAACGGAATCATTGAAAATTACAACTCACTGCGCGAAGAATTGAAATCACGCGGTTATGTCTTTAAAAGTCAAACCGATACGGAAGTATTGGTTCACTTAATCGACGATATTCAAAAACAGGAACAAGTAACGTTGGTGGAAGCCGTTCGTTTGGCTTTGCTGAGCGTGATCGGGGCATATGCTATCGTGGTTTTGTCGAAAGAAAATCCGAATCAGCTGATCGCCGCTCGTAAGAGTAGTCCGCTGGTTGTCGGAATCGGGAAAGACAATGATTTTTTCCTGGCTTCAGACGCCACACCGATCATCGAATACACCAACCAGGTAGTTTACCTCGAAGATGAAGAAATTGCGATTGTTGATCTCAACGAAGGGTTGAAAATTATCAACATCGACCATAATTTAGAAAAAACACCATACGTTCAGGCATTGGAATTGCAACTGGAAGCCTTGGAAAAAGGCGGCTACGAGCACTTTATGCTGAAAGAGATCCATGAACAGCCGCGTTCAATCCGCGATTGTTTCCGTGGCCGCTTAAATGCGACCGAAGGCTGGGTTTCACTGGGCGGTGTAAAAGATTACGAACAAAAAATGATCCAGGCGCAGCGCATCGTAATGGTTGCCTGTGGAACTTCCTGGCACGCCTGCCTTGTAGGTGAATATTTACTGGAAGACCTGGCCCGCATCAACGTAGAAGTAGAATACGCCAGTGAATTCCGTTACCGCAACCCGATCATTGGTGAAAACGACATTGTAATCGCCGTTTCTCAATCAGGTGAAACTGCAGATACGTTGGCTGCGTTGGAATTGGCAAAATCGAAAGGCGCAACCATTTTAGGGATCTGTAACGTAGTTGGTTCTTCTATTTCGAGAATTACAGATGCCGGTTCCTACACACACGCAGGACCAGAAATCGGCGTAGCATCAACCAAAGCATTTACTGCCCAGGTAACTGTTCTGACGTTGTTAGCACTTTCATTGGCGCACAAAAAAGGAACCATCAGCGAAACAAAATTCCGTACCATGCTTTCTGAGCTGGAAGCCATTCCGGAGAAAGTAAAACGTGTATTGGAACGCAACAACGATATCGAAGCCATTGCTGCGATTTACAAAGACGCCACCAATGCACTTTACTTAGGCCGTGGAAGTTCATTCCCGGTTGCGTTGGAAGGTGCGTTGAAACTCAAAGAGATTTCCTACATCCACGCCGAGGGTTATCCTGCAGCCGAGATGAAACATGGACCTATCGCTTTGATCGACGAAGAAATGCCGGTATTTGTGATTGCTACAAAAGGCACTTCGTACGAAAAAGTGGTAAGCAATATCCAGGAAGTGAAAGCGCGTAAAGGAAAAATCATTGCGATTGTTACCGAAGGCGATGTGGATGTGAAAGCCATGGCCGATCACGTGATTGAAATTCCGGATACCGACGAACATCTGGTACCATTGTTAGCGACCGTTCCATTGCAATTGCTGAGTTACCACATTGCAGTAATGCGTGGTTGCAACGTCGATCAGCCACGTAATCTGGCGAAGTCGGTGACAGTGGAGTAA
- a CDS encoding glycogen synthase, translated as MEKKRILFVSQEIYPFLPKSEISHNARKLPQGTQENGKEIRVFTPRFGSINERRHQLHEVIRLSGMNIIIDDHDHPLIIKVASIPTARIQVYFIDNDEYFKRKNNVTEDDGADYKDNDERSMFFCRGVLETVKKLGWKPDVIHCHGWMSSLMPLYIKKMYNKDPHFADTKVVYSIYEDQQGFATEWDARFSEKLAFEGFDESVTSLVKNPTLEAITNAAVTFSDGVVQSSEVIAPELQGVYDKATCLKLNYLPEENLSKGLSEFFDKVIEEAVLI; from the coding sequence ATGGAAAAAAAGAGAATTCTGTTTGTCTCGCAAGAAATATATCCGTTTCTTCCGAAATCTGAAATTTCCCATAATGCACGTAAGCTTCCGCAAGGAACACAGGAGAACGGAAAAGAAATCCGTGTTTTTACTCCGCGTTTTGGAAGTATCAATGAGCGTCGTCACCAGTTACACGAAGTGATTCGCTTATCGGGAATGAATATCATTATCGACGACCATGATCACCCGTTGATCATCAAAGTCGCCTCTATTCCTACTGCACGTATCCAGGTTTACTTCATCGACAACGATGAGTATTTCAAACGTAAAAACAACGTTACGGAAGACGATGGTGCCGATTACAAAGACAACGACGAACGAAGCATGTTCTTCTGCCGCGGCGTTTTGGAAACGGTTAAAAAACTAGGCTGGAAACCGGATGTGATTCACTGTCACGGATGGATGTCTTCGCTGATGCCGCTTTACATTAAGAAAATGTACAACAAGGATCCGCATTTTGCTGATACTAAGGTTGTTTACAGTATATATGAAGATCAACAAGGTTTTGCCACAGAGTGGGATGCGCGTTTTTCTGAAAAATTGGCTTTTGAGGGATTCGATGAATCTGTAACTTCGCTCGTGAAAAATCCGACGTTGGAAGCAATAACCAATGCCGCAGTTACGTTCTCTGATGGAGTGGTTCAAAGTAGTGAAGTCATCGCACCTGAATTACAAGGTGTTTACGATAAAGCAACTTGTTTGAAATTGAATTACTTACCGGAAGAAAACCTCTCTAAGGGTCTTTCCGAATTTTTTGACAAAGTAATAGAAGAAGCTGTTTTGATCTGA
- a CDS encoding pantoate--beta-alanine ligase has translation MKIIESIISLNEALATIRETGKTIGLVPTMGALHEGHMALVERARTMSDVVVVTVFVNPTQFTNSSDLTLYPRTPEKDAALLASHGCDIAFFPSVDEVYPTGYQTPEVPLGTLDKVMEGEFRPGHFKGVVQVVNRFFEVIQPTFAFFGLKDFQQVAVIRFMTDYLKLPVTIVPCPTLREPSGLAMSSRNMRLTAEQLDEAVIIYETLTFAKSLAATHTPSETKKLALEHFSHSYLKMEYFSIVNPQTLEELTDTWVPGATACVAAFCGEVRLIDNMTLN, from the coding sequence GTGAAGATTATTGAGTCGATAATAAGCCTGAATGAGGCGTTGGCAACTATCAGAGAGACAGGCAAAACCATCGGATTGGTTCCAACAATGGGTGCGTTGCACGAAGGTCACATGGCGTTGGTCGAGCGTGCCAGGACGATGTCTGATGTGGTTGTCGTAACTGTTTTTGTGAACCCGACACAGTTTACCAATTCTTCCGATCTCACACTTTATCCCCGAACTCCTGAAAAAGATGCCGCTTTATTAGCGAGCCATGGTTGCGATATTGCTTTTTTTCCTTCGGTTGATGAAGTGTACCCAACAGGTTATCAAACACCTGAAGTTCCGCTGGGAACACTGGACAAAGTAATGGAAGGCGAATTTCGTCCGGGGCATTTCAAAGGCGTGGTACAAGTGGTAAACCGTTTTTTCGAGGTAATACAACCAACATTTGCTTTTTTCGGATTGAAAGATTTTCAGCAGGTTGCTGTGATTCGTTTTATGACTGATTATTTAAAATTGCCGGTAACAATAGTTCCTTGTCCAACTTTGCGCGAACCTTCTGGTTTGGCGATGAGCAGTCGCAATATGCGCTTGACTGCTGAACAACTGGATGAAGCAGTGATTATTTACGAAACACTGACCTTTGCCAAATCACTGGCTGCCACTCATACACCTTCCGAAACAAAAAAGCTGGCATTGGAGCATTTTTCTCATTCCTACCTGAAAATGGAATACTTTTCAATTGTAAACCCACAGACATTGGAAGAATTGACCGACACCTGGGTTCCGGGAGCAACGGCTTGTGTGGCTGCTTTTTGCGGCGAAGTAAGGTTGATTGATAATATGACTCTTAATTGA
- a CDS encoding aspartate 1-decarboxylase, protein MFIQVVKSKIHRVRVTQAELNYVGSITIDEALMEAANLIEGEKVQIVNINNGERLETYVIKGDRNTGTICLNGPAARRVSLGDLIIIIGYGFMTMDEAKDFRPSLVFPDETTNLIV, encoded by the coding sequence ATGTTCATACAAGTAGTAAAATCAAAAATTCACCGCGTTCGCGTAACACAGGCAGAATTAAATTATGTAGGAAGCATTACCATTGATGAAGCATTGATGGAAGCAGCTAATTTGATCGAAGGTGAAAAAGTTCAAATAGTCAACATCAACAACGGCGAGCGTTTGGAAACGTATGTGATCAAAGGCGATCGCAATACGGGAACGATTTGTTTGAATGGCCCTGCTGCTCGGAGAGTGTCACTTGGCGACCTTATCATTATCATCGGTTATGGTTTTATGACCATGGACGAAGCGAAAGACTTTCGGCCTTCGCTGGTGTTTCCTGACGAAACCACGAATCTCATCGTGTAG